One genomic segment of Cardinium endosymbiont of Philonthus spinipes includes these proteins:
- a CDS encoding YcxB family protein, translating into MIVKTKKYKMSSSLYVKLGMQNILRMQWWIFPILALFMSSTFFIRTIWFVVIGIIGLICYLIFWVIQFYGLTQLDSSRPMFERVAYEINNQHIMMQLNTKQTMPIPWIEITKAYKKKGYFLLVLSKVQFFYLPFKIFHGDNEIKFFTTVLQRKGLLK; encoded by the coding sequence ATGATTGTCAAAACAAAAAAGTATAAAATGTCGAGCAGCCTGTATGTAAAATTAGGCATGCAAAATATTTTACGCATGCAATGGTGGATTTTTCCCATTCTGGCGCTTTTTATGAGCAGCACCTTCTTTATAAGAACGATCTGGTTTGTGGTAATTGGTATAATAGGTTTGATCTGTTATCTAATTTTTTGGGTGATTCAATTCTATGGACTCACCCAGCTAGATAGCAGTCGTCCTATGTTTGAGCGCGTAGCTTATGAAATCAATAATCAACATATAATGATGCAGCTCAATACCAAGCAAACGATGCCCATACCATGGATAGAAATTACAAAGGCCTATAAAAAAAAGGGATATTTTCTATTGGTATTATCTAAGGTGCAGTTTTTTTACCTTCCATTTAAAATCTTTCATGGAGATAATGAGATCAAATTTTTTACAACTGTACTGCAACGCAAGGGACTATTGAAGTAA